The genomic region AGGGAGCTGGCCGAAAAGCTTCCCCGGATCAGCCCGGAGGATGGGTGCCCAGAGCATATGCGGCTTCTGCAGAAATTGGCTGATGAGCAGTTGGCAGAGGCACAGCACATCGACTGGGTACGTGCGAAGGTTGCTGCGGCACGGGACGATACTCGTCCGGATGTTCCGGTTGAGGAGGCAATGACGGAATTCAGGATCCGCATGGAACGGCTGCACAATGGCAACCTATGAGGTCAAGTGGAGCAGGGCAGCTCTTGATGATCTGGAGCGTTTTCTTGTTTACCTGCTTGATGAGGTTTCCTTGCAGGAGGCTCAGGGCATATGCGACAGGATATTTCAATCAACGCTCCTTCTGGAAAAATATCCTCGCTTGTATCAAGAGGTCCCTGAGTACGGGCATGGGGTTCGCCGAATCATCAAGCTGGGGCGATATGTGCTTTACGAAGTCAATGATGAT from Lautropia mirabilis harbors:
- a CDS encoding antitoxin PaaA2 family protein, with the translated sequence MNTTPDLHYQNANFLRELAEKLPRISPEDGCPEHMRLLQKLADEQLAEAQHIDWVRAKVAAARDDTRPDVPVEEAMTEFRIRMERLHNGNL
- a CDS encoding type II toxin-antitoxin system RelE/ParE family toxin encodes the protein MATYEVKWSRAALDDLERFLVYLLDEVSLQEAQGICDRIFQSTLLLEKYPRLYQEVPEYGHGVRRIIKLGRYVLYEVNDDDRTCRVLAVVGQGQKPRDMFE